Proteins co-encoded in one Cytophaga hutchinsonii ATCC 33406 genomic window:
- a CDS encoding ELWxxDGT repeat protein — translation MKKITTYYLFLISFFFFNNYAQSQDYYSLISSVANCGISSGFVKTTTHIYVAMGCNSSGFELYVSDGTEPLRLVKQINATGAGWGADIGNFLPVGNKLYFTAKDDGQDNAELWMTDATEAGTKKIREIASGSRGSYPSYLTEMNGIVYFVAYSFEYGQELWRTDGTTNGTYPIIDMDEGSNGGLTNTRDLHAHGNTIYFCGRSSNNKFTEELYKTDGTESGTVLIKDINTVPFENSTSNQPSFPKYFFSYGNIILFTANDGIHGTELWKTDGTTAGTVLVKDINSGAGSSNPAESDSHYNQYILYKGEVYFAANDGVHGIELWKTDGTENGTVMVKDLSIESAQYQNVSHGKPCYPTIYKDKFYFYAYSSSYSLEEVSGAKAAGYQVWESDGTSAGTTQVTSSSPPAFAYPLRVCNDLVYFNYAYNASSILMKYDGAVLDTVTNKTSQDKYLHAANAGVCFNNTFYFNAGSTNRTYSFWEMSKGITTAITHSEKEEEENYYIIKDAQLEILTPYKISEIKVITAAGSEIAVPRLGPATFDVSALPAGMYIIKTNTDEKTLTKKIVLVK, via the coding sequence ATGAAAAAAATAACAACGTATTATCTGTTTTTGATCTCTTTTTTCTTTTTTAATAATTATGCGCAATCCCAGGATTATTATTCATTAATAAGTTCGGTGGCTAATTGCGGTATCAGCAGTGGGTTTGTAAAAACAACAACACATATCTACGTTGCCATGGGCTGCAACTCCTCTGGTTTTGAGTTGTACGTTAGTGATGGTACAGAACCACTGCGATTGGTAAAACAGATAAATGCAACGGGAGCAGGCTGGGGCGCAGATATCGGCAATTTTTTGCCTGTTGGCAATAAGCTTTATTTTACCGCTAAAGATGACGGACAGGACAATGCGGAATTGTGGATGACGGATGCAACAGAAGCAGGAACAAAAAAGATCCGCGAAATTGCTTCAGGCTCCCGCGGAAGCTACCCGTCTTATTTAACAGAGATGAATGGAATCGTTTATTTTGTTGCTTACAGCTTTGAATATGGCCAGGAGCTGTGGAGAACAGATGGCACAACGAACGGAACATATCCTATCATAGATATGGATGAAGGTTCTAACGGAGGCTTAACAAATACCAGGGATTTACATGCACATGGGAATACCATCTATTTTTGTGGACGCAGCAGCAACAATAAGTTTACGGAAGAATTATATAAAACAGATGGCACAGAGTCGGGTACAGTTTTGATTAAAGATATTAATACGGTGCCGTTTGAAAATTCAACATCCAATCAACCTTCTTTTCCAAAATATTTTTTCTCTTACGGGAATATCATTTTGTTTACTGCCAATGATGGCATTCATGGTACAGAATTATGGAAAACGGATGGTACAACTGCAGGTACAGTATTAGTAAAAGATATTAATTCCGGTGCCGGAAGCTCTAATCCGGCAGAGTCAGACAGTCACTACAATCAATATATTTTATATAAAGGCGAAGTTTATTTTGCAGCAAACGATGGTGTGCATGGGATCGAATTATGGAAAACAGATGGGACAGAAAATGGTACCGTGATGGTAAAGGATCTGAGTATTGAGAGTGCTCAGTATCAAAACGTGAGCCACGGGAAACCTTGTTATCCGACTATTTATAAAGACAAATTCTACTTTTATGCATATAGTTCATCGTATAGCCTGGAAGAAGTTTCCGGTGCGAAAGCTGCCGGATATCAGGTTTGGGAATCGGATGGGACAAGTGCGGGAACGACTCAGGTAACATCGAGCTCTCCGCCCGCTTTCGCATATCCCTTAAGAGTTTGTAATGATTTAGTATATTTCAATTACGCATATAATGCCAGCAGTATTTTAATGAAATATGACGGGGCAGTTTTAGATACGGTTACGAACAAAACAAGCCAGGATAAATATTTACATGCGGCTAACGCCGGTGTTTGCTTTAATAACACATTCTATTTCAATGCCGGTTCAACAAACCGTACGTATAGTTTTTGGGAGATGAGTAAAGGTATTACTACAGCAATTACACATTCAGAAAAGGAAGAAGAAGAAAATTATTATATCATAAAAGATGCTCAATTGGAGATACTAACGCCGTATAAGATTTCAGAAATTAAGGTTATAACGGCAGCCGGCAGTGAAATTGCAGTGCCACGCTTAGGCCCAGCCACATTTGATGTATCTGCATTGCCTGCCGGAATGTATATAATCAAAACAAATACAGATGAAAAAACACTAACAAAAAAGATTGTACTGGTTAAATAG
- a CDS encoding DoxX family protein, with the protein MKTITRVLTYLFAGMMILAGIMHIIKPYAYDAFIPDFMPEVLVNYVTGILEMLIGIGTITKRFRPRATFLLFILMIAFLPLHTLDLFKEQPAIGSPTLALIRFPLQFILIAWAWFIHSKSRQAV; encoded by the coding sequence ATGAAAACAATCACGCGCGTATTAACCTATCTCTTTGCCGGCATGATGATCCTTGCCGGCATCATGCATATCATTAAACCGTATGCATACGATGCTTTTATTCCGGATTTCATGCCGGAGGTATTGGTGAATTACGTTACCGGTATCCTGGAAATGTTGATTGGTATCGGCACGATAACAAAAAGATTCCGCCCGCGGGCTACATTTCTGTTATTCATATTGATGATTGCCTTCCTGCCTTTACATACACTTGATCTATTCAAAGAACAACCTGCGATTGGCTCACCCACGCTCGCGCTGATACGTTTCCCGCTTCAGTTTATATTGATTGCATGGGCATGGTTCATACACAGCAAAAGCAGGCAGGCGGTTTGA
- a CDS encoding nuclear transport factor 2 family protein translates to MSTPSEDLIKKAYTAFNERAIETALSTMQPDVQWSKAWEGGYIIGHAEINAYWTRQWKEINPTVEPVGFTERPNGKLEVQVLQKVKDLQGNSMFDGMVKHVYTFENGLIKTMDIERM, encoded by the coding sequence ATGTCAACTCCATCCGAAGACCTGATTAAAAAAGCGTACACTGCTTTCAACGAAAGAGCTATTGAAACCGCACTCTCAACCATGCAGCCGGATGTGCAGTGGTCTAAAGCGTGGGAAGGCGGCTACATAATCGGACATGCTGAAATAAACGCATACTGGACCAGACAATGGAAAGAAATAAATCCCACTGTTGAACCTGTTGGCTTTACGGAAAGGCCAAACGGAAAGCTGGAAGTTCAGGTACTCCAAAAAGTAAAAGACCTGCAGGGTAATTCTATGTTTGATGGAATGGTGAAGCATGTTTATACGTTTGAAAATGGCTTGATAAAAACAATGGATATTGAACGCATGTAG
- a CDS encoding DUF7619 domain-containing protein: MLRSFRLSIAAFVFLLCSNSIHAQVGALQTDFGKDGYLDINLVDTIYTGIFFDSKIISDSKGNTYVSGMFDQTKRLILKLNPAGKPDLSFGNKGYLTILTALQQTSFGDVLFLQVDSDENIYLLGSIDNALYAFKYNRYGQADLSFGVKGKLALPVPNAYAFSIDKNNNLYFSGGTQGYPYVVKFNRNGILDNTFGANGISNITFPSPAIGNPTVTDILIDSDGYLYMSAQYFNSASLVKLNPAGAFVNAFGTNGIVTLPYLWLSRKIAFDSEERIYILHSNTDSNTNEVYRYFTSGQPDLTFAQNGIFTISSAAHTNITLNNMCVDTNDNIVLSGIATVAPFSYECILVKINTTAMNYDPSFNSDGIMSFVYKNNIVGIGNLAVNTSGLIFAVGSPNSNDGNSYAETIIIDATGTIKGSISNQKQNPNSSDNIGRILLHGSNLYVSGAVWKNSASYPALLSVTPNGALNAGFGNNGKKIFSPNINEYYIAIENSGAIYSAGVTYNDDPALSRSSLSKTDISGNRISSFGTNGTFTYPSNGSITIPFDILFDQDSSLLVFSNYTDGTSMLITKITRSGVIDVSYGNQGTLLITTSVALTGQKAVIDNNGAIYISGKAGTSDVFTTKITNQSIDPLFGIDGFFINTLPVFYPTFPTCSAVSFDSNNNLVLACYYGSGLNGPFSVLYKLTSTGAFVPEFGASGRVNLPYNNFAVQDLIVDKNDNIFLFGTTAPDAITYAVVRTNALGTVDASYGNNGLAIIASGGFADVVYDKEKGVAYICGNNKGNIGSVRFADIRIICLQIEKANFNTITGTVFTDANASCTKQQTEPGIQTMNIVAQPGNNYSITDASGAYTINVDTGAYQYAVKQLLNPIQQQRYVNTCTDTYNISLTGSEKIVADVDFADKLNPVSCPLLYVDVQNTVRRRCYGGLTKIKYANYGTASESNVTVVVTYSEHNIPKTSMPVWQSKSNNTLTYNIGALNPGQEGFITIGDSVSCLSESILGLTQCIKVEITPVRNCIVPPMWDHSEIKIEQLCRTDSSVFFIKNIGAGDMDAPRNFNVFVNDTIIYSSSFLLESNTGLSISYPANGKSVRVSAEQHADFPFPSNPSLATQSCNATATVNPVRTALTNLPLDDRSFHIAYSCLPIIGSFDPNHKSVMPSGYGTENYINKKEKLTYTIQFQNVGTDTAFKVVIIDTLDNDLNMETLLVESSSHPFTYTLSGRGNPVLTFSFDPIVLTDSTSNLLKSQGFVSYSIYPKEDLSEGTTLSNKAYIFFDYNSPVLTNETLLTIKDAYLQDFSKGNTVSVRTKIVTANKTTAAKTITVYPNPATDQLHVKSAYLNLKSIQFISITGSIVFTEKLSGNESIIKINTLSPGIYFYTITDESGNSTQGKVVVE, from the coding sequence ATGCTACGTTCTTTTCGCCTTTCCATTGCTGCTTTCGTATTCCTGTTATGTTCAAATTCGATCCATGCCCAGGTAGGTGCATTACAAACAGATTTTGGAAAGGATGGTTATCTGGACATCAATTTAGTTGATACCATATATACAGGTATTTTTTTCGATTCAAAAATTATCAGCGACAGCAAAGGGAACACCTATGTTTCGGGTATGTTCGATCAAACAAAACGGCTGATACTTAAATTAAACCCGGCAGGCAAACCGGATCTGTCGTTCGGAAACAAAGGCTATCTAACAATTCTTACTGCACTGCAGCAGACCAGCTTCGGAGATGTACTTTTCCTGCAGGTAGATTCAGACGAAAATATTTACTTGCTTGGTTCTATTGATAATGCGCTGTATGCCTTTAAATACAACCGCTATGGCCAGGCTGATCTTTCTTTCGGCGTTAAGGGCAAACTTGCTTTGCCGGTACCAAATGCCTATGCATTTTCAATTGACAAAAATAATAACCTGTATTTTTCCGGAGGCACGCAGGGGTATCCCTATGTTGTTAAGTTCAACCGGAATGGAATCCTGGACAATACATTCGGAGCCAACGGCATCTCAAACATTACGTTTCCTTCTCCTGCTATTGGCAATCCTACAGTGACGGATATACTGATTGATTCGGATGGCTATTTATATATGTCTGCTCAGTATTTTAATTCTGCCTCACTGGTCAAACTAAACCCCGCCGGTGCGTTTGTAAATGCTTTTGGAACGAATGGCATCGTAACACTTCCATATTTATGGTTATCCAGAAAAATTGCATTTGACAGCGAGGAAAGAATCTACATTTTACACAGCAATACAGACAGCAATACAAATGAGGTCTACAGATACTTTACTTCCGGACAGCCTGACCTTACCTTTGCACAGAACGGTATTTTTACGATCTCTTCAGCTGCACATACAAACATTACGTTGAACAATATGTGTGTAGATACGAACGACAACATCGTGCTTTCGGGAATTGCTACCGTAGCTCCTTTTTCATATGAATGCATACTTGTTAAAATCAATACAACAGCGATGAATTATGATCCATCATTTAACTCCGATGGAATTATGAGTTTTGTCTATAAAAACAACATTGTAGGTATTGGCAATCTGGCAGTGAATACCAGCGGACTGATTTTTGCGGTGGGCTCTCCGAACAGCAATGATGGTAATTCGTATGCTGAAACCATTATCATTGATGCGACAGGAACCATTAAAGGTTCAATTTCAAATCAAAAACAAAACCCCAACTCATCGGATAATATTGGCCGTATTCTTTTGCATGGTAGCAACCTATATGTATCCGGCGCTGTCTGGAAAAATTCCGCCAGTTATCCGGCTTTACTATCCGTTACTCCAAACGGTGCATTGAATGCAGGCTTTGGAAATAATGGCAAAAAAATATTTTCCCCTAATATAAATGAATACTATATAGCAATTGAAAATAGCGGAGCCATATACAGTGCAGGTGTAACTTATAACGATGACCCGGCGTTGTCACGAAGTTCGTTATCTAAAACAGATATTTCCGGAAACCGCATCAGTAGCTTTGGTACAAACGGCACGTTCACCTATCCATCCAATGGCAGCATTACGATTCCCTTTGATATTCTTTTTGATCAGGATTCTTCCCTGTTGGTTTTTTCAAATTATACGGATGGCACTTCTATGCTTATAACAAAAATTACCCGTTCCGGTGTCATAGATGTATCTTATGGTAATCAGGGCACACTGCTGATTACGACATCTGTCGCTCTTACAGGACAAAAAGCTGTTATAGACAACAATGGCGCTATTTATATTTCCGGTAAAGCAGGTACAAGTGATGTATTTACTACAAAAATTACAAATCAGTCCATCGATCCGCTTTTTGGCATCGATGGTTTTTTTATTAATACACTGCCTGTTTTTTACCCAACGTTTCCAACATGCTCTGCTGTTTCTTTTGATTCGAATAACAATCTTGTGCTGGCATGTTATTATGGAAGCGGACTTAATGGTCCATTTTCTGTGCTATACAAACTTACGTCCACAGGCGCATTTGTTCCTGAGTTTGGTGCCAGCGGACGCGTTAATCTGCCGTACAACAACTTTGCTGTACAGGATCTGATCGTAGATAAAAATGATAACATATTCTTATTTGGTACAACTGCACCTGATGCCATCACATATGCAGTTGTAAGGACAAATGCTTTGGGTACGGTAGATGCTTCTTACGGGAATAACGGACTTGCTATCATCGCTTCAGGAGGATTTGCGGACGTAGTATACGATAAAGAAAAAGGTGTAGCCTATATATGTGGCAATAATAAAGGTAATATTGGCTCCGTCAGGTTTGCGGATATCCGGATCATTTGTCTTCAAATTGAAAAAGCAAACTTCAATACCATTACCGGAACTGTTTTCACCGATGCAAATGCCTCTTGTACTAAGCAGCAAACAGAACCTGGTATTCAAACGATGAACATTGTTGCTCAACCGGGAAATAATTACAGCATCACCGATGCAAGTGGTGCTTATACAATCAATGTAGATACAGGTGCATACCAATATGCTGTTAAGCAATTGCTCAATCCGATCCAGCAACAGCGCTATGTAAATACATGTACGGATACATACAATATATCACTTACCGGATCAGAAAAAATAGTGGCGGATGTTGACTTTGCAGATAAATTAAATCCTGTTAGCTGTCCATTGTTATATGTTGACGTGCAGAATACTGTCAGAAGAAGATGTTATGGCGGATTAACAAAAATTAAATATGCGAATTACGGAACAGCAAGTGAATCCAATGTAACAGTTGTCGTTACCTATTCCGAACATAACATACCAAAAACCAGCATGCCGGTATGGCAATCAAAATCGAATAATACCTTAACCTATAACATAGGTGCATTGAATCCGGGACAGGAAGGATTTATCACGATTGGCGATTCTGTTTCTTGTTTAAGCGAATCGATACTGGGACTTACGCAATGTATTAAGGTTGAAATAACTCCTGTTAGAAACTGTATTGTACCACCGATGTGGGATCATTCAGAAATAAAAATTGAACAGTTGTGCCGTACGGATTCATCTGTCTTTTTTATAAAAAATATTGGCGCAGGTGATATGGATGCACCAAGAAATTTCAATGTTTTCGTAAACGATACCATTATTTATTCTTCTTCATTCTTACTGGAATCGAATACCGGTTTATCCATTTCCTATCCGGCAAACGGCAAATCAGTCAGAGTGTCTGCGGAGCAACACGCTGACTTCCCTTTCCCGAGCAATCCAAGCCTTGCAACGCAAAGCTGCAATGCTACTGCCACTGTAAATCCTGTACGTACAGCACTTACAAACCTTCCATTGGATGACCGGTCTTTTCATATTGCTTATTCGTGCCTGCCCATTATAGGAAGTTTTGATCCGAACCATAAATCTGTAATGCCTTCCGGCTATGGCACAGAAAACTATATCAATAAAAAAGAAAAACTTACCTACACAATCCAATTCCAGAATGTTGGTACCGATACAGCCTTTAAAGTAGTGATCATTGACACCTTAGATAACGATTTAAATATGGAAACCTTATTGGTAGAATCTTCCAGCCATCCGTTTACATACACGTTATCCGGAAGAGGAAATCCCGTTCTTACATTTTCTTTCGACCCGATTGTGTTAACCGATTCCACATCGAATCTGTTGAAAAGCCAGGGATTTGTATCGTATTCCATTTATCCGAAAGAAGATTTATCCGAAGGTACTACACTTTCAAACAAGGCTTATATCTTCTTTGACTATAACAGTCCGGTGCTTACCAATGAAACACTACTTACAATTAAAGATGCATACCTTCAGGATTTTTCAAAGGGTAATACAGTATCTGTGCGTACAAAAATTGTTACAGCAAACAAAACTACTGCAGCTAAAACGATTACCGTTTATCCAAATCCTGCAACAGATCAGCTTCATGTAAAGAGCGCATATTTAAATTTGAAAAGTATTCAATTTATCAGCATTACGGGATCAATTGTGTTTACTGAAAAATTATCGGGAAATGAATCCATAATAAAAATAAATACACTATCACCGGGTATTTATTTTTATACCATTACAGATGAATCCGGAAACAGCACGCAAGGAAAAGTTGTTGTTGAATAA
- a CDS encoding alpha/beta fold hydrolase, whose protein sequence is MMNVLKRNNVTILGEGEKVLLFAHGFGCDQNAWKYIQNFFTENYKLVLLDFVGAGKSDLSSYDPEKYASLDGYVTDIMEICDALKLSNAIFIGHSVSCMIGALASIKRPDIFEKLVFIGPSPCYISIGDYIGGFDKETIDALFEVMEEDYISWARSIAPSIMDSKNGNERTRELSDSFCSIDPIIAKQFARVTFLSDNRKDLPLIPVESLTIQCSDDMIAPLAVGEYIHANTPDNTLVVLEAYGHCPHMSHPTETAKAIMRFCSKPVQVV, encoded by the coding sequence ATGATGAATGTCTTGAAACGAAACAATGTAACCATCTTAGGTGAAGGAGAGAAAGTACTATTGTTTGCTCACGGATTTGGATGCGATCAGAACGCCTGGAAATACATCCAGAATTTTTTCACCGAAAATTACAAGCTTGTTTTACTTGATTTTGTTGGAGCAGGAAAATCTGATTTATCATCCTATGATCCCGAAAAATACGCCTCATTAGATGGCTATGTAACCGATATCATGGAAATATGTGATGCATTAAAATTAAGCAACGCAATATTTATCGGACATTCCGTTAGCTGTATGATCGGAGCTTTAGCTTCAATAAAAAGACCTGATATTTTTGAAAAACTTGTTTTCATAGGTCCATCTCCATGTTATATAAGTATAGGAGATTACATAGGAGGATTTGACAAAGAAACAATTGACGCACTATTCGAGGTTATGGAAGAAGATTATATCAGCTGGGCCAGATCAATTGCACCATCCATCATGGATTCAAAAAATGGGAATGAACGTACACGTGAATTATCAGATAGTTTTTGCTCGATTGATCCCATTATAGCAAAGCAATTTGCAAGGGTTACTTTTTTGTCCGATAATAGAAAAGACCTTCCCTTAATTCCTGTTGAAAGCCTGACCATACAATGTTCAGACGATATGATCGCGCCATTGGCTGTGGGGGAATACATCCATGCAAATACCCCTGATAATACATTAGTGGTATTGGAAGCATATGGGCATTGTCCTCATATGAGCCATCCAACGGAAACCGCTAAGGCTATTATGCGTTTTTGCAGTAAGCCCGTACAAGTTGTTTAA
- a CDS encoding REP-associated tyrosine transposase, whose product MDVFTRDEYRSIIIDSLNYCVQHKGLIVHAYCIMTNHVHLIISAIDAHVNLAFIVRDIKKFTSYKLLDTIRHNPFESKKEWMLWMFERAGSKNASNERCQFWQNGYHPVELSNVALVEQRLEYIHNNPVRAGFVLSAEEYKYSSARNYAGGIDCMMEVTFL is encoded by the coding sequence ATTGATGTATTTACGCGCGATGAATATCGTTCCATTATTATCGATAGTTTAAATTATTGCGTGCAACATAAAGGATTGATTGTACATGCATATTGCATTATGACAAATCACGTGCATCTGATTATTAGTGCAATAGATGCACATGTAAATCTTGCTTTTATTGTTCGTGACATTAAAAAATTTACATCCTATAAGTTACTGGATACGATTCGGCATAATCCGTTTGAAAGTAAAAAAGAATGGATGCTCTGGATGTTTGAACGAGCAGGCAGTAAAAATGCGAGTAACGAAAGGTGCCAGTTTTGGCAGAATGGCTATCATCCGGTTGAACTTAGTAATGTAGCTTTAGTTGAACAACGCCTGGAATATATTCACAATAATCCGGTTCGTGCAGGCTTTGTATTATCTGCCGAAGAATACAAATACAGCAGTGCGCGTAATTATGCGGGTGGGATAGATTGTATGATGGAAGTAACGTTTTTATAA
- a CDS encoding ribonucleoside-diphosphate reductase subunit alpha produces the protein MLVLKRDGRRESVKFDKITSRIERLCYGLDMNYVDPTSVAKRVIDGLYDGVTTEELDHLAAETAASMTTKHPDYATLAARIAVSNLHKKTSKSFANTMKRLYTYVDPKTGENASMISNEVYEFIRKNAAILDSAIIYDRDYGYDYFGFKTLEKSYLLKVDGKIVERPQHMLMRVSCGIHSGDIDAAIETYNLMSERWFTHATPTLFNSGTPKPQLSSCFLLTTQDDSIDGIYETLKQCAKISQSAGGIGLSIHNIRATGSYIKGTNGTSNGIIPMLRVFNDTARYVDQGGGKRKGAFAIYLEPWHADVFEFLDLRKNHGKEEMRARDLFYAMWISDLFMKRVEENGDWSLFCPHEAPGLADCYGKDFEALYEKYEKEGRARKTIKAQELWFAILEAQVETGTPYMLYKDAANRKSNQKNLGTIKSSNLCTEIMEFTSPEEVAVCNLASLALPKFVINGKFDHQKLYDVTYVATKNLNKIIDVNYYPVPEAERSNKRHRPIGLGVQGLADAFILLRMPFESDEAKQLNIDIHETIYYAAMTASKDLAEKLGPYETFKGSPVSKGIFQFDMWGVTPASGRYDWEALKREVKKHGVRNSLLVAPMPTASTSQILGNNECFEPYTSNIYTRRVLSGEFVVVNKHLLKDLIKLNLWDDKMKNRLIEMNGSVQNINNIPQNIKDLYKTAWEIKGKTLIDMSADRGAYICQSQSLNIFMPEANFGKLTSMHFYAWNKGLKTGMYYLRTKSAANAIQFTVEKQAEVQLAPGTTDQSIVDAEKKAKDMACSLDNPEGCESCSG, from the coding sequence ATGTTAGTACTTAAACGAGACGGCAGACGAGAGTCTGTAAAATTCGACAAAATCACATCCCGCATCGAAAGACTTTGCTACGGGCTGGACATGAACTACGTTGACCCTACATCCGTTGCGAAACGAGTGATTGATGGGTTGTATGATGGTGTAACCACAGAGGAACTGGATCATTTAGCTGCAGAGACTGCTGCTTCTATGACTACCAAGCATCCCGATTACGCTACATTAGCTGCTCGTATTGCTGTTTCTAACCTGCATAAGAAAACAAGTAAATCGTTTGCAAACACGATGAAGCGCTTGTATACCTATGTAGATCCAAAGACGGGTGAAAACGCGTCTATGATCTCTAACGAGGTGTATGAATTCATCCGTAAGAATGCGGCGATCCTTGACTCTGCTATTATTTATGACCGCGATTACGGTTATGATTACTTCGGTTTCAAAACACTTGAAAAATCATACCTGCTGAAAGTGGATGGTAAAATCGTTGAGCGCCCGCAGCACATGCTGATGCGTGTATCCTGCGGTATTCACTCCGGTGATATCGACGCAGCGATTGAAACATACAACTTAATGTCTGAACGCTGGTTCACACATGCTACGCCTACCTTATTTAACTCAGGTACGCCAAAACCACAATTATCTTCTTGTTTCTTACTAACAACGCAGGATGATTCCATTGATGGTATTTACGAAACATTAAAACAATGTGCAAAGATCTCCCAGTCTGCGGGCGGAATCGGTCTTAGCATTCACAATATCCGCGCAACCGGTTCTTACATTAAAGGTACCAACGGTACGTCTAACGGTATTATCCCGATGCTGCGTGTATTTAACGATACAGCACGTTATGTAGATCAGGGCGGCGGAAAGCGTAAAGGGGCTTTTGCTATTTACCTTGAGCCATGGCATGCAGATGTATTTGAATTCCTTGACTTAAGAAAGAACCACGGTAAAGAAGAAATGCGCGCGCGTGATTTGTTCTACGCCATGTGGATCTCAGATTTATTCATGAAGCGTGTGGAAGAAAACGGCGACTGGTCCTTATTCTGTCCGCACGAAGCGCCAGGTTTGGCTGATTGCTATGGCAAAGACTTCGAAGCTTTGTATGAGAAATACGAAAAAGAAGGACGTGCACGTAAAACAATCAAAGCACAGGAACTTTGGTTTGCGATCTTAGAAGCACAGGTTGAAACAGGTACTCCGTACATGTTATACAAAGATGCTGCGAACCGTAAATCAAACCAGAAAAACTTAGGTACAATCAAGTCTTCGAACTTGTGTACAGAAATCATGGAATTTACATCGCCGGAAGAAGTTGCCGTTTGTAACCTGGCTTCTCTTGCCTTGCCTAAGTTCGTGATCAACGGAAAATTTGACCACCAGAAGTTATATGATGTAACGTATGTTGCTACGAAGAACTTAAATAAGATCATCGATGTAAACTACTACCCGGTACCGGAAGCAGAACGTTCCAACAAACGTCACCGTCCGATCGGTTTGGGTGTACAGGGCTTAGCAGATGCGTTCATTTTACTTCGTATGCCATTCGAATCCGATGAAGCAAAACAGCTGAACATCGATATTCACGAAACGATCTATTATGCTGCTATGACGGCTTCTAAAGATCTGGCTGAAAAACTTGGACCATACGAAACATTTAAAGGTTCTCCGGTATCAAAAGGAATCTTCCAGTTTGATATGTGGGGTGTAACACCTGCATCCGGCCGTTATGACTGGGAAGCGCTTAAACGTGAGGTGAAGAAACACGGTGTACGCAACTCATTATTAGTTGCGCCGATGCCTACTGCTTCTACGTCTCAGATCCTGGGTAACAACGAATGTTTCGAACCATATACATCCAACATTTACACACGCCGTGTATTATCGGGTGAATTTGTAGTGGTGAACAAACACTTATTAAAAGACCTGATTAAATTGAATCTTTGGGATGACAAGATGAAAAACAGACTGATCGAAATGAACGGTTCTGTACAAAACATCAACAACATTCCGCAGAACATAAAAGATCTGTACAAAACAGCGTGGGAGATCAAAGGTAAAACATTGATTGACATGTCTGCAGACCGCGGCGCGTATATCTGCCAGAGCCAGAGCTTAAACATCTTCATGCCGGAAGCAAACTTCGGTAAGCTTACATCGATGCACTTCTATGCATGGAACAAAGGCTTAAAAACAGGTATGTACTACTTAAGAACGAAATCTGCGGCAAACGCGATCCAGTTCACGGTAGAGAAACAGGCGGAAGTACAGTTAGCGCCTGGTACAACAGACCAGTCTATTGTAGACGCTGAGAAGAAAGCAAAAGACATGGCGTGTTCACTGGACAATCCGGAAGGCTGCGAAAGCTGCAGCGGATAG